The following are from one region of the Corylus avellana chromosome ca1, CavTom2PMs-1.0 genome:
- the LOC132167595 gene encoding uncharacterized protein LOC132167595: protein MASITMTFRTIPSGFQQHLRSSRQISVTSCHSRALTCRSSTCIDFRNIQQYLCRRLAFPSSSHRRGLISASSSGLEASITDKKGNAITLKNAKIVIESQDENKIQVRVELTGDETQKVFDQVLTNLAREAPPIPGFRRQKGGILH, encoded by the exons ATGGCTTCGATCACGATGACGTTCAGAACTATTCCTTCAGGATTTCAACAACATCTCCGTTCTTCCAGA CAAATTTCCGTAACAAGCTGCCACAGTCGTGCTCTAACATGTCGAAGCTCCACATGCATCGATTTCCGTAATATTCAGCAGTATCTGTGTAGGAG GCTAGCATTTCCTAGTAGTTCCCATAGGAGAGGTCTAATATCTGCATCTAGTTCAG GTTTAGAGGCATCTATTACTGATAAGAAGGGCAATGCTATAACATTGAAAAATGCGAAGATAGTCATCGAGTCTCAAGATGAAAATAAGATACAA GTAAGAGTGGAGTTGACTGGGGATGAGACGCAAAAAGTATTTGATCAGGTTTTAACAAATTTAGCTCGCGAGGCACCACCAATTCCAGGATTTCGCAGGCAAAAAGGAGGTATACTACATTGA